DNA sequence from the Acidobacteriota bacterium genome:
ACGGGTCACAACCTCACGGAGCGCCAGGGCGGCAAGCGCGACGGCGTCAACTTCAATCTCGGCGGCGACTGGACCATCGGCGGTCGAGCGCTGTTCACGTCGCGCGTGGCGCGAGGGTATCTCAACGAACTCCTCGGCTCGAAGAGCATCCCGAACGAGACCCGATACCGCTGCGTCGGCCTGGCGCCGCCGCCCGGCGCGGGGTGCTCGCTCGGCTTCGACAATCTGCCGTCGGGCAACTCCCAGATCATGGAAGACAGTTCGGAGCGCTGGACGGTCGACAACGCCATCGCGTTCGACGTGGACAATCTCGGCGGCCGCCACCAGTTCAAGGTCGGGCACCAGTTCTCGCGCGTCACCAACGCCGTGGAGTCCGGCTACACCAAGACGGGGCGCCTGGACCTGTACTACGGCTACACGATCAACGACCTGACCGGCCGCGACGACGCCGTGTCTGCCAACGCGATCGGCGCTGGGTTGTATCTCCGCTTCGGCACGGTGGGTGCCGCCTCCAACACGGCCCACTCGATCTACTTCCAGGACCGGTGGCAGCCGACCAACCGCCTGACGATCAACGCGGGCGTCCGCCTGGAGAAGGAAGACCTCCCGTCGTACAACGGCTATGCGCCGCCGATCAACTTCGGCTGGGGCGACAAGGTCGTGCCGCGTCTCGGCGTGGCGTACGACGTGACGGGCGATGGCCGCACGAAGGCGTTCGCGAGCTTCAACAGGTTCCAGGACCGCCTCAAGTTCGAGTTGCCGCGCGGTTCGTTCGGCGGCGACTTCTACCGGGTGGACTACTTCGAGATCTTCCCGCAGAACCTCGCGTACACCTCCTTCACGCCGAGCGTCGTCCTCGGGAGCAACGCCGACGTGATGGGCGGGCAGTGCCCGATCGCGAACTCGACGGGCCTCTCGCGGTGCCAGTACGACTACCGCATCGCGTCCAACGACCCGGCCGCCGACATCTACACGGGCAAGGTGGACCCGGATCTGAAGCCGTTCACGCAGACCGAGTGGACGGTGGGTATGGAGCGCGAGCTGATGCGCTCGACGGTCCTCAGCGTGCGCTTCAGCCGCAAGTCGGTGGACCACGCCATCGAGGACGCCGGCTTCCCGACGCCCGAGGGATCCGAGGCCTACATCATCGGCAACCCCGGCGAGGGCCTGCACCTGGCCACCTCCAAGCAGTTCGGCTACGCGAAGACAGCCAAGCCGGAGCGCGTGTTCCGCACGCTCGAGACGCGCCTGGAGCGCCGCTTCGCCAACAACTTCCAGTACCAGCTGGCGTACATCTTCAGCCGCCTGGAAGGCAACTACTCGGGTCTGGCCAGTTCGGACGAGAACGGCCGCACCTCGCCCGCGGTGAACCGCTTCTTCGACCTGCCGCACCTGGGATTCACGCTCGACGGCACGCCCGACAACGGCCCGCTCGCCACGGACCGTCCGCACGTGTTCAACGCGAGCGGCGTCTACCAGTTCAACTGGGGTGATCGTCAGTCGACCAACGTGGCCGCGTTCACGACGTTCCAGTCGGGCACGCCGATGACGACGTTCTACACGTTCTACGCAACCGCCATGGCCTACGGCCGCGGCGACATGGGCCGCACGCCCATGTTCATGGCGACCGACCTCATGCTCTCGCACCGCGTGCGTCTGGGTGGCGCGAGGACACTGGCGCTCGAGTTCAACGTCCTCAACCTGTTCGACTCGAAGCGGACGCTGGGTCTCCACAACGTCAACGCCGGCGTGAACCCGAGCATCTCGACGCTCGGTCTCAACGTGGCCGACGAGCCTGAAGCGCTGAACTACATCCTCACCAACGGGATCCGTTCGAACTACGAAGCGTATCTGGCCAACGCCGCCAGTCCGCAGCGCAGGGACAGTGCCTA
Encoded proteins:
- a CDS encoding TonB-dependent receptor, with the protein product MIRRAMWVLLAAVLCATPALAQETTGAVAGTVTDSSKAAIPGATVKLEGGAVNQIQVSDGQGRYRFAAIPPGTYRMTTQLDGFATGLAESVSVAVGRTTTVDFALSVGGVAEQITVQADAARVDTAQTTIQTNVTAATIENLPKGTTMSSLFKLSPAARAEPLSGQFQIDGASGSENSFMLDGLETSNYRTGVLNSNNNLPFEFVQEMSIKTSGFNAEFGGATGGVISVVTRSGTNSFRGNAGIEFEPSSLAGDPRGRLNRFRTGTGAAFVQVNEYLNDKKDDYSYYYPMLSLGGPIMRDKLWFFAGYAPQIHKEERTTEYFTSDPRTRTKTAEETYTRTRKGEFFMGRLDLQATNSLRLNGSYTYNPYIEDGVFPHSQISLGNLPPTVNFGGSTGILTGHNLTERQGGKRDGVNFNLGGDWTIGGRALFTSRVARGYLNELLGSKSIPNETRYRCVGLAPPPGAGCSLGFDNLPSGNSQIMEDSSERWTVDNAIAFDVDNLGGRHQFKVGHQFSRVTNAVESGYTKTGRLDLYYGYTINDLTGRDDAVSANAIGAGLYLRFGTVGAASNTAHSIYFQDRWQPTNRLTINAGVRLEKEDLPSYNGYAPPINFGWGDKVVPRLGVAYDVTGDGRTKAFASFNRFQDRLKFELPRGSFGGDFYRVDYFEIFPQNLAYTSFTPSVVLGSNADVMGGQCPIANSTGLSRCQYDYRIASNDPAADIYTGKVDPDLKPFTQTEWTVGMERELMRSTVLSVRFSRKSVDHAIEDAGFPTPEGSEAYIIGNPGEGLHLATSKQFGYAKTAKPERVFRTLETRLERRFANNFQYQLAYIFSRLEGNYSGLASSDENGRTSPAVNRFFDLPHLGFTLDGTPDNGPLATDRPHVFNASGVYQFNWGDRQSTNVAAFTTFQSGTPMTTFYTFYATAMAYGRGDMGRTPMFMATDLMLSHRVRLGGARTLALEFNVLNLFDSKRTLGLHNVNAGVNPSISTLGLNVADEPEALNYILTNGIRSNYEAYLANAASPQRRDSAYGMANSFQGPRTVRVGVKFNF